From Salmo salar chromosome ssa21, Ssal_v3.1, whole genome shotgun sequence:
TAAGTGACATAATGAACACTTTGATTCCGCCAGTAGATATTTCAGCCGGCCACAGAACACGACAGATCTGTATCACTGTTTGTTTTTTTTCCAGGAAAGGAATGGtgttgggagaaggagagagtaaGAGAACAGTTGTTTCTCCTCCGTACAATATAGAAATGGGCAGTATAgtggaattcatttcaattctacacagctcagttttGTCCGACTATAAAGTATGTTATAAAGTCAGGGTGGGTACTGTAGATGGATAGACGTCCCAAAAACGAGTTGTTTTACTATGGTCATTTTCAACAGAAATGCATTCAGTTCCCTGTGCTGTCTCCAATCCAAAGGTAATCCAAAGGAACTCCTTTCTCAAGTCCTGCTTAGATTGAGGTCTGCTGGTCTGCTACTTAATCCTTGTATTAACACTCTTGACAGGTCTGACTAGGAGTATGAGGCTAACTACTACAGCATAAGCAGCTTAACCGGCAAACCTCaaaatatctttctctctctctctctctctctctctctctctctctctctctctctttctctcctcactcAAGAGTTCCACTGGACCCTGACAGAGTGGCTCTGATGTACAGCACATACCTAGAGTAACCCCTGACCTCCACCTCTCAGCACCACatgcaagtacacacacacacacacacacacacacacacacacacacacacacacacacacacacacacacacacacacacacacacacacacacacacacacaaaaaaaccttGATCTAGGTCCAGAGATCTTGGATTTAGATTGAGCTACTGCTGCATATTTGGCACACAAGCCCCCATATTCCAAGCCAGCCATGTCTCTGTGATAGCCTATACGCGCTTAGATTTCATTGTCATAAGCAGCTATGAAGTCTCCCAGACGTCAAGCAGTGCATTACCATacggggtgtttgtgtgtgtgtgtgtgtgtgctacgccTCGGGCCCTAACCCAAATGTGATAACCTCACACAGTTACACATAGACAGAAATATGCTCCCGCTCCCCAAGCGAACACTGATTTCATTTCCCAACCACATGTGAGTGGGTTGGGATTTCTGTAGGAAGATGTGAAAGGATAACTTCATGgtgctctgtagtgtgttctacaAACTCCACGTCTGCAGAACGAGTTAGGAAGGATGGTGTCCAGTTTTGCATGTTTAAGACCGGGGCCTGGCATTCACAGAGAGAGTTACTATTTCATTTATCTGTTTTAGTAATAACTCAAAGAGTACGTAATAATAGGTTCAGTTAACGTTTTTAACTTGAGTAATTACAGAATAACTATCGCATAACTCCTGCACACAGATTTTCAGAGGAACCTAATGTGAAGAGTTACCAGAACATGTTATCTACAGACGAGTGTAAAAACGTTAGGTCTAGGATTCCTGTGTTGGGTCCTGTCCTCCCCATGGTAGTGCATTGAAGAGTGACCTGTCTCACGCAGGGGAGAGCTATTGTGTGTTAGGACTGATGGATGCATGGCTGAAAGAGAGCTGCACCTCAGAGTGGGAAACAATAACAGAACTGTCAGTCTGTGATGTAGGTTAGTGAGAAGGCATTCTGAACATGAGGAGAGGCTGGCAGATACTCTgatctggggagggagggagggagggagagagagagagagagagagagagagagagagagagaccactcatTCAGTTGCACTGAGTGaggatggttagggttagagaaaGCATTTCCAGAGGCATCCACCGAGGCATGGTCTGTCTGAGAAATTGAAAGTTTCCAGTTCCAAGTCAAACACTGATGCTTATCAGGGAGTGTGTGGCtgtagggagtgtgtgtgtgtctgtctgcctgctatAGGTTTTCAGCAGACCGGGAAGAGCACTTGTGGGACACATGACAATGTATAATCTAGCACGAATGGCAATTCAGTCTGGCACTATACGGAGTAAAGGGAATTGTGAGCCTCAAAGTGCAAACAGTAACATATCTAGGCTTCTGATAGGTCCTGTCACTGCTTGAGAATGTTTCTACTGCTACTGTTGCCGCCTTGTAGGCTATGTAATTGCAGTCTCTGTCAGGCCTTGTAGCTGAAAGGTCGTTGGTTCAAACCCTGTTGCAGGCATTCCAGCACAATTGCTACACTGTCTTTCGGGGGTACTaggagaactgtgtgtgtgtctgtgcgtgcaagGTTCACTTACTTTCTGAGTCGCTGATGCCACTGTCACTGACGCTGGCACTGCTCCGTCTCTTCACCGTCTTCAGGTGCTCGTCGTACTGGAAGTGTCTCTTCTCCATCGGGGAAGTGAAATCCTCGATCACCGCGTCGAACTCACACAGCACGTCAGACAGATCATCCTCCTCAAGGAATTTAGCTGAAATAACGGAGGGAATAAGCATGCGTTACTATACTGGACTGATTAATAAAATAAATAGCTCGCTATTAATTTAGCCTATCCCATGCAACCTATCGACAGTCTATGTTTTTGTGTCATTGAAATATGTGCAACACACATGTTAGATTGAAACATTGTTACATTGTAACAGCTGTTGAATAAGAACCACACTTGCACGGTTTCACATAACTTCATGGCTCCCTTTCTGAAAGGTCCAATAACGCCGTGCCTGGTCAGTGTGCAGTGCATTGTCCAGTGGAAGTCGACAGAACAACATATGAGATGGTCTAACTTACATTTGCCTTGAGACTTCAACTTTGGAGACTTCATTTTTCTTGTCTTTTGAATCTCAAAAGTATCCAGTATAATGAACTTGTTCGGAACGAAGTAAACTCCGCGGGTATTTCCAATAACAACGTGTTTGCACTCTGTGTGCTCCTGTCCACTACTGGTCCGCTAAAGCAAAGCGCTGTCCCTCTGACAAAGTGTCCTGCGTCTCAAGACTGGTTTTAAACTCTCCCCTTACCCACATCAGGGGGGGTGACTCCGAggaggcgggagagagagaggagggagagagaaattctTATTCTTTTGGAATTTctgtgtgagtgtaatgtttactgttcatttttattgtttatttcactttggtaTATTATCtaattcacttgctttggcaatgttaacatatgtttcccatgtcaataaagcaccttgaattgaattgagaaaacGCAACATGCATGATTTTACGGTATAGGCCTATCAGTGACCGTTTTCTATTCCTATGGTGATGTTCCGCTCTCTCGCGTCATCCCCGGTAACTGTGTTTGTAAACAACTTGTGTGTCACTAAGCGGTCAAAGATGTAATGCTTACCGGGCGTACAGTACGTGCAATACTTTCAGGTTTTATTTATATCCCTGACCCTGAGATTTCCGTCTTCTATCACTGGGCAGTTTTTGAA
This genomic window contains:
- the rgcc gene encoding regulator of cell cycle RGCC, translated to MKSPKLKSQGKSKFLEEDDLSDVLCEFDAVIEDFTSPMEKRHFQYDEHLKTVKRRSSASVSDSGISDSESAESLNRNSFSISDERLNSPNVFSPSPTSPPPLTSPKAKLGDTKELEDFIADLDKTLASM